From a region of the Xanthomonas rydalmerensis genome:
- the rnd gene encoding ribonuclease D: MPYWIKQPAELSERLAQRPARIGLDTEFVRERTYWPQLALVQMAVGDDILLIDPLIPGMPQALAPWLSDPGILKIMHSASEDLVAFKCACGTLPRPLFDTQIAAGLAGLGAGMGYQKLVLEITGVHLAKGETRSDWLRRPLSPAQLEYAADDVRHLFALHDHLQARLQTLQRSDWLHEDGERLLGTVEHDDGERWPHLSMRSAQFMDRPAQLRLLRLLRWRDAQARHSDKPRSWILDNELAATLARFPPQDQPAMLALFDKHPKAPRKLSDALWQALTTPLADEADAPQALAASDDNKAALKRLQDAVAARSAELGLPDGLLASRKHLEALLESAQWPTPLAGWRRRELEPHLQPLLASAR, from the coding sequence GTGCCTTACTGGATCAAGCAACCCGCCGAGCTGAGCGAACGGCTGGCGCAGCGGCCGGCCCGCATCGGCCTGGATACCGAATTCGTCCGCGAACGGACCTACTGGCCGCAACTGGCGCTGGTGCAGATGGCGGTGGGCGACGACATCCTGCTGATCGACCCACTGATCCCGGGCATGCCGCAGGCGCTGGCGCCGTGGCTGAGCGATCCGGGCATCCTCAAGATCATGCACAGCGCCAGCGAAGACCTGGTCGCCTTCAAGTGCGCCTGCGGCACCCTGCCGCGGCCGCTGTTCGACACCCAGATCGCCGCCGGCCTGGCCGGGCTTGGCGCCGGCATGGGCTACCAGAAGCTGGTGCTGGAGATCACCGGCGTGCACCTGGCCAAGGGCGAGACCCGCTCGGACTGGCTACGCCGCCCGCTGTCGCCGGCGCAGCTGGAATACGCCGCCGACGACGTGCGCCATCTGTTCGCGCTGCACGACCACCTGCAGGCGCGGTTGCAGACCCTGCAGCGCAGCGACTGGCTGCACGAGGACGGCGAACGCCTGCTCGGCACCGTCGAGCACGACGATGGCGAGCGCTGGCCGCACCTGAGCATGCGCTCGGCGCAATTCATGGACCGCCCCGCGCAACTGCGCCTGCTGCGCCTGTTGCGCTGGCGCGACGCCCAGGCCCGGCACAGCGACAAGCCGCGCAGCTGGATCCTGGACAACGAACTGGCCGCCACCCTGGCGCGGTTCCCGCCACAGGACCAGCCGGCCATGCTGGCGCTGTTCGACAAGCACCCCAAGGCGCCACGCAAGCTCAGCGATGCGCTGTGGCAGGCGCTGACCACGCCGCTGGCCGACGAAGCCGACGCGCCGCAGGCGCTGGCCGCCAGCGACGACAACAAGGCAGCGCTGAAGCGACTGCAGGACGCGGTGGCCGCACGCAGCGCCGAACTCGGCCTGCCCGACGGCCTGCTGGCCTCGCGCAAGCACCTGGAAGCCCTGCTGGAAAGCGCGCAATGGCCCACGCCGCTGGCCGGCTGGCGCCGACGCGAACTGGAGCCGCACCTGCAGCCGCTGCTCGCCAGCGCACGTTGA
- a CDS encoding H-NS histone family protein, whose translation MTEVRNLQQIAEAKAKLQEEMRKLEEQERQAREGETNAAHANVLSLLEQFAEFFSAKQRNEIAAYVTSAASKPASSKSAGGRSEVKPKYQLPHTGETWSGRGRTPKAFAAWEGTAAYNEWKARHPDLKFPLVKY comes from the coding sequence ATGACGGAAGTTCGCAACTTGCAACAGATCGCCGAAGCCAAGGCCAAGCTGCAGGAAGAAATGCGCAAGCTGGAAGAGCAGGAGCGGCAGGCGCGCGAGGGCGAAACCAATGCGGCGCACGCCAACGTGCTGTCGCTGCTGGAGCAGTTCGCCGAGTTCTTCAGCGCCAAGCAGCGCAACGAGATCGCGGCCTACGTGACCAGCGCGGCGTCCAAGCCGGCCAGCAGCAAGTCCGCCGGTGGCCGCAGCGAGGTCAAGCCGAAGTACCAGCTGCCGCACACCGGCGAAACCTGGTCCGGCCGCGGCCGCACGCCGAAGGCGTTCGCCGCCTGGGAAGGCACCGCCGCCTACAACGAATGGAAGGCGCGCCATCCGGATCTGAAGTTCCCGCTCGTCAAGTATTGA
- a CDS encoding chemotaxis protein CheW has translation MHNDRIDAVTGLAQQNAWQFLTFQLDRELFGLNIAGIHEIIEYRPPTPVPTMPACVCGVINLRGAVVPVVDLQSRLGRGPSQVTRRSCIVIATATSEEGGAAQSFGLLVDAVNEVLELPPQQIEAPPAFGSDIRRDLLQGMGKLEDRLVILLDRARLLRSDDIAEAGARALAA, from the coding sequence ATGCACAACGATCGCATCGATGCCGTCACCGGGCTCGCGCAGCAGAACGCCTGGCAGTTCCTGACCTTTCAACTGGATCGCGAACTGTTCGGGCTCAACATCGCCGGTATCCACGAAATCATCGAGTACCGCCCACCCACGCCGGTGCCGACCATGCCGGCCTGCGTGTGCGGCGTGATCAACCTGCGCGGCGCGGTGGTGCCGGTGGTGGATCTGCAGTCGCGGCTCGGCCGCGGGCCCAGCCAGGTCACCCGCCGCAGTTGCATCGTCATCGCCACCGCCACCAGCGAAGAGGGGGGCGCGGCGCAGTCCTTCGGCCTGCTGGTGGACGCGGTCAACGAGGTGCTGGAATTGCCGCCACAGCAGATCGAGGCGCCGCCGGCCTTCGGCAGCGATATCCGCCGCGACCTGCTGCAGGGCATGGGCAAGCTGGAGGACCGCTTGGTGATCCTGCTCGACCGCGCGCGGCTGCTGCGCAGCGACGACATCGCCGAGGCCGGCGCACGCGCGCTGGCGGCGTGA
- a CDS encoding methyl-accepting chemotaxis protein — protein MLGNMKIGVRLTGAFLIVAAIGACIGWIGIRNSGRINDYATVLYERELLGLSHLKEANINLINAGRSRANLQLASTEEDRAKHVASLDKYTAKVVEHMDKARASFDDPDTLAKLARFDQVWKTYLERRGQFVDSVMREPLPQGNAQLADLSKGVRSSSDELDALMSELSEIKEANASKANDATDEIYASSTHTLLAIVIGGVLLGVGLGVFISRSVTRPIDKAVSVANALSEGDLSMSIDVRGRDETAQLLLAMQRMVEKLQQVVGEVNASAQSLAGASEEVSATAQSLSQASTEQAAGVEETSASLEQMTASIAQNTDNAKVTDGMAAQAARETLEGGQAVVATVAAMKQIADKIGIIDDIAYQTNLLALNAAIEAARAGEHGKGFAVVAAEVRKLAERSQVAAQEIGEVAGSSVELAERAGQLLETIVPSIKKTSDLVQEITAASQEQSSGVAQINVAVVQLSQITQQNATASEELAATAESMSTQAVQLQDSMAFFQLSAATRRATHMPDEGEAPLSLRAAGSRWATRAPSAAARRPGAGNRDRNEALLGRA, from the coding sequence ATGTTGGGCAATATGAAAATCGGGGTCAGGCTGACGGGGGCATTCCTGATCGTGGCGGCGATCGGCGCCTGTATCGGCTGGATCGGCATCCGCAACTCGGGTCGCATCAACGATTACGCCACGGTGCTGTACGAGCGCGAGTTGCTCGGCCTGTCGCACCTGAAAGAGGCCAACATCAATCTGATCAACGCCGGCCGTTCGCGCGCCAACCTGCAGTTGGCCAGCACGGAGGAAGATCGCGCCAAGCATGTCGCCAGCCTCGACAAGTACACCGCCAAGGTGGTCGAGCACATGGACAAGGCCAGGGCCTCGTTCGACGACCCGGACACGCTGGCCAAGCTGGCCCGCTTCGACCAGGTGTGGAAGACCTATCTGGAGCGGCGCGGCCAGTTCGTCGACTCGGTGATGCGCGAGCCGCTGCCGCAAGGCAATGCGCAGTTGGCGGACCTGTCCAAGGGCGTGCGCAGCAGCTCCGACGAACTGGATGCGCTGATGTCGGAACTGAGCGAGATCAAGGAGGCGAATGCGTCCAAGGCCAACGACGCCACCGACGAGATCTACGCCAGCAGCACCCACACGCTGCTGGCCATCGTGATCGGCGGCGTCCTGCTCGGCGTGGGCCTGGGCGTGTTCATCAGCCGCAGCGTGACCCGGCCGATCGACAAGGCGGTCAGCGTGGCCAATGCGCTGTCCGAGGGCGACCTGAGCATGTCGATCGACGTGCGCGGTCGCGACGAGACCGCGCAGCTGCTGCTGGCGATGCAGCGCATGGTCGAGAAGCTGCAGCAGGTGGTCGGCGAGGTCAACGCCAGTGCGCAGAGCCTGGCTGGCGCCTCGGAAGAAGTCAGCGCCACCGCGCAGTCGTTGAGCCAGGCCTCGACCGAGCAGGCCGCCGGCGTGGAGGAGACCAGCGCCTCGCTGGAGCAGATGACCGCTTCCATTGCGCAGAACACCGACAACGCCAAGGTCACCGACGGCATGGCCGCGCAAGCCGCCCGCGAGACGCTGGAAGGCGGCCAGGCGGTGGTGGCCACGGTGGCGGCGATGAAGCAGATCGCGGACAAGATCGGCATCATCGACGACATCGCCTACCAGACCAACCTGCTGGCACTAAACGCGGCGATCGAGGCCGCACGTGCCGGCGAGCACGGCAAGGGCTTCGCCGTGGTCGCCGCGGAGGTGCGCAAGCTTGCCGAGCGTAGCCAGGTGGCCGCGCAGGAGATCGGCGAGGTGGCCGGCTCCAGCGTGGAACTGGCCGAACGCGCCGGGCAGCTGCTGGAGACCATCGTGCCCAGCATCAAGAAGACTTCGGATCTGGTGCAGGAAATCACCGCCGCCTCGCAGGAGCAGTCCTCCGGCGTCGCACAGATCAATGTGGCGGTTGTGCAACTGAGCCAGATCACCCAGCAGAACGCGACCGCCTCCGAAGAGCTGGCGGCCACCGCCGAATCGATGAGCACGCAGGCCGTGCAGTTGCAGGACAGCATGGCGTTCTTCCAGTTGTCCGCTGCCACGCGGCGTGCCACGCATATGCCGGACGAAGGCGAGGCGCCGCTGTCGCTGCGTGCGGCCGGCTCGCGCTGGGCGACGCGTGCGCCCTCCGCGGCCGCGCGCCGTCCCGGTGCAGGCAATCGCGACCGCAACGAAGCGCTGCTGGGCCGCGCCTGA
- a CDS encoding DEAD/DEAH box helicase, producing the protein MSLAQTRFHPAVSRWFEQRFAAPTPAQAAAWPAIQAGRHTLVAAPTGSGKTLTAFLAALDALVREGLREGGLQDRTQVLYVSPLKALSNDIQLNLEAPLQGIRAELAALGLPDVHIRTAVRTGDTPQRERAQARRRPPHVLVTTPESLYVLLGSVSGRETLRHVRTVIVDEIHALAANKRGSHLALSLQRLQQLCEVPPLRIGLSATQKPIDAVARFLVGSAAVHDGEADCAIVDIGYARARDLALEVPPTPLSVTMSADQWQQAYTRLAELVRAHRTTLVFVNTRRMAERTARHLGELLGTQAVAAHHGSLARETRLLAERRLKAGELQVLVATASLELGLDIGDVDLVCQLGSPRSIAAFLQRAGRSGHAVGGTPKARLFPQSRDDLVECAALLDCVRRGELDALRMLDAPLDVLAQQLVAEVACQEWEEDALYALVRGAWPYAALPRAQFDAVLRMLSEGFSTRLGPRAGYLHRDAVHRRVRQRRGARMAALTSGGTIPETGDYSVVLEPQAQTIGTVNEDFAVESLGGDVFQLGNASYRILRVEAGRVRVEDARGAPPNIPFWIGEAPGRSDALSLGVSRLRAEVEQVLEQGGTAQALQWLCGPLALDAAAAQQIVDYLGRAHAALGALPTQQCIVLERFFDATGGTQLVIHSVYGSRINRAWGLALRKRFCRTFNFELQAAATEDAIVLSLSTRHSFALDEVARYLRAASALDVLVQALLDAPLFGVRWRWNATNALALPRFTGGRKVAPQLQRMKSEDLLATVFPDQVACAENLVGEREIPEHPLVAQTLRDCLDEAMDSAGWLQLLRGIEAGEVRVLARELTAPSPLAAEALDARPYAFLDDAPLEERRTQAVHSRRYKDPDSADDLGQLDPQAIAAVREEAWPQPRSRDEMHEALLTLGVVSADEAAAQPQWRHWLGELAADARATCLHGVDGAAAALWVAAEALAAVAPLYPQASAQPVIAVPEGYAVADWDRGSALRELLRWRLAGLGPVTAEALAAPLQLPLREVQAGLLALQQDGYVLGGRFSADADAEEWCERHLLARIHRYTLGRLRREIEPVAPRDYARFLFRWQHLDTQGQVESAEALAAVLAQLEGVEAAAPLWEAELLPARVRDYRPAWLDEACSAGRTLWTRLRPGAGGAAPTLRSTPILLLPRRSAGQWSRLSPAPEAGALGSRARKVAEHLEAHGASFFDEIAEATRLLSTELEAALAELVAAGRVHCDSYAGLRALLVPASKRPSALSRRRPRMALYGGIQDAGRWALLRAGPEADDPAARSEAVEHVARTLLRRYGVVCWRLLEREAAWLPPWREVLRVYQRLEARGEIRGGRFIDGLSGEQFALPEAIGLLRQLRREPGDGTWVCVAAADPANLLGSVLSGTRVPRVAGARVLYRDGVPMASWAGERFEPLQDMEAEELARAQRLLRGGTAAQRQTVAALPMV; encoded by the coding sequence ATGTCCTTGGCGCAAACGCGCTTTCATCCTGCCGTTTCCCGCTGGTTCGAACAGCGTTTCGCTGCGCCCACGCCGGCGCAGGCGGCGGCGTGGCCGGCGATCCAGGCCGGACGACACACGCTGGTCGCCGCGCCGACCGGTTCCGGCAAGACCCTCACCGCGTTTCTTGCCGCGCTGGATGCGCTGGTGCGCGAAGGTCTGCGCGAAGGCGGCCTGCAGGACCGCACCCAGGTGCTGTACGTCTCGCCACTGAAAGCGCTTTCAAACGACATCCAGCTCAATCTGGAGGCGCCGCTGCAGGGCATTCGCGCCGAACTGGCGGCGTTGGGTTTGCCGGATGTGCACATTCGCACCGCGGTGCGCACCGGCGACACGCCGCAGCGCGAGCGCGCGCAGGCGCGGCGGCGTCCGCCGCACGTGCTGGTGACCACGCCGGAGTCGCTGTACGTGCTGCTCGGGTCGGTGTCCGGGCGCGAGACGCTGCGCCATGTGCGCACGGTGATCGTCGACGAGATCCATGCGCTGGCGGCGAACAAGCGCGGCAGCCATCTGGCGCTGTCGCTGCAGCGCCTGCAGCAGCTTTGCGAGGTGCCGCCGCTGCGCATCGGCCTGTCGGCGACGCAGAAGCCGATCGATGCGGTCGCGCGCTTCCTGGTCGGCAGCGCGGCGGTGCACGACGGCGAGGCGGACTGCGCCATCGTCGACATCGGCTATGCGCGCGCCCGCGACCTGGCGCTGGAGGTGCCGCCGACGCCGCTCAGCGTGACTATGTCCGCCGACCAGTGGCAGCAGGCGTATACGCGCCTGGCCGAGCTGGTGCGCGCGCACCGCACCACCCTGGTGTTCGTCAATACCCGGCGCATGGCCGAGCGCACCGCCCGGCACCTGGGTGAACTGCTCGGCACGCAGGCGGTGGCGGCGCATCACGGCAGCCTGGCACGCGAGACCCGGCTGCTCGCCGAGCGCCGGCTCAAGGCTGGCGAGCTGCAGGTGCTGGTGGCCACGGCGTCGCTGGAGCTGGGCCTGGACATCGGCGACGTCGACCTGGTCTGCCAGCTCGGTTCGCCGCGTTCGATCGCCGCGTTCCTGCAGCGCGCGGGACGCTCCGGGCATGCGGTGGGCGGCACGCCGAAGGCGCGGCTGTTTCCGCAGTCGCGTGACGACCTGGTCGAATGCGCGGCCCTGCTGGACTGCGTGCGCCGCGGCGAACTGGATGCGCTGCGCATGCTCGACGCGCCGCTGGACGTGCTCGCCCAGCAACTCGTCGCCGAGGTGGCCTGCCAGGAGTGGGAGGAAGACGCGCTGTACGCGCTGGTGCGTGGCGCCTGGCCGTATGCGGCCTTGCCGCGCGCGCAGTTCGACGCGGTGCTGCGCATGCTCAGCGAAGGCTTCAGCACGCGGCTGGGGCCGCGCGCCGGCTACCTGCATCGCGATGCGGTGCATCGCCGCGTGCGCCAGCGTCGCGGTGCGCGGATGGCGGCACTCACCTCCGGCGGCACCATTCCCGAGACTGGCGACTACAGCGTGGTGCTGGAGCCGCAGGCGCAGACCATCGGCACGGTCAACGAGGATTTCGCGGTGGAGAGCCTGGGCGGCGACGTGTTCCAGCTCGGCAACGCCAGCTACCGCATCCTGCGCGTGGAAGCGGGGCGGGTGCGGGTGGAGGACGCGCGCGGCGCGCCGCCCAACATCCCGTTCTGGATCGGCGAAGCGCCCGGGCGCAGCGACGCGCTGTCGCTGGGCGTGTCGCGGCTGCGCGCCGAAGTCGAGCAGGTGCTGGAGCAGGGCGGGACGGCGCAGGCACTGCAGTGGCTGTGCGGTCCGCTGGCGCTGGACGCCGCCGCCGCGCAGCAGATCGTCGACTACCTGGGCCGCGCGCATGCGGCGCTGGGCGCCTTGCCGACCCAGCAGTGCATCGTGCTGGAGCGCTTCTTCGACGCCACCGGCGGCACCCAACTGGTGATCCACAGCGTCTACGGCAGCCGCATCAACCGCGCCTGGGGCCTGGCCCTGCGCAAGCGCTTCTGCCGCACCTTCAATTTCGAGTTGCAGGCGGCCGCGACCGAGGACGCGATCGTGCTGTCGCTGTCGACCCGGCACAGCTTCGCCCTGGACGAGGTGGCGCGCTACCTGCGCGCCGCATCGGCGCTGGACGTGCTGGTGCAGGCGCTGCTGGACGCGCCGCTGTTCGGCGTGCGCTGGCGCTGGAACGCCACCAACGCGCTGGCGCTGCCGCGCTTCACCGGCGGGCGCAAGGTCGCACCGCAACTGCAGCGGATGAAGTCCGAGGATCTGCTGGCCACGGTGTTCCCCGATCAGGTGGCCTGTGCGGAAAACCTGGTCGGCGAGCGCGAGATTCCCGAGCACCCGCTGGTGGCGCAGACCCTGCGCGACTGCCTGGACGAGGCGATGGACAGCGCCGGCTGGCTGCAGCTGCTGCGCGGCATCGAGGCCGGCGAGGTGCGCGTGCTGGCGCGCGAACTGACCGCGCCGTCGCCGCTGGCGGCCGAGGCGCTGGATGCGCGGCCCTATGCCTTTCTCGACGATGCCCCGCTGGAAGAACGGCGAACCCAGGCGGTGCACAGCCGCCGCTACAAGGATCCGGACAGCGCCGACGATCTCGGCCAGTTGGACCCGCAGGCGATCGCCGCCGTGCGCGAGGAGGCCTGGCCGCAGCCGCGCAGCCGCGACGAGATGCACGAGGCGCTGCTCACGCTCGGCGTGGTGAGCGCGGACGAGGCCGCCGCGCAGCCGCAGTGGCGACACTGGTTGGGTGAACTGGCCGCCGATGCGCGCGCCACCTGCCTGCACGGCGTCGACGGCGCCGCTGCGGCGCTGTGGGTGGCGGCCGAAGCACTGGCGGCAGTGGCGCCGCTGTACCCGCAGGCCAGCGCGCAACCGGTCATCGCCGTGCCCGAGGGCTACGCGGTCGCCGACTGGGACCGCGGCAGCGCGTTGCGCGAGTTGCTGCGCTGGCGCTTGGCCGGCCTAGGGCCGGTCACCGCCGAGGCGTTGGCGGCGCCGCTGCAGCTGCCGCTGCGCGAGGTGCAGGCCGGGTTGCTGGCGCTGCAACAGGACGGCTATGTGCTGGGCGGACGGTTCAGCGCCGACGCCGATGCCGAGGAGTGGTGCGAGCGCCACCTGCTGGCGCGGATCCACCGCTACACCCTCGGCCGCCTGCGTCGCGAGATCGAGCCGGTGGCGCCGCGCGACTACGCGCGCTTCCTGTTCCGCTGGCAGCACCTGGATACGCAGGGCCAGGTGGAGAGCGCCGAGGCGTTGGCCGCGGTGCTGGCGCAACTGGAGGGCGTGGAGGCCGCGGCGCCGCTGTGGGAGGCGGAGCTGTTGCCGGCGCGGGTGCGCGACTACCGCCCGGCCTGGCTGGACGAGGCCTGCAGCGCCGGCCGCACGCTGTGGACGCGGCTGCGCCCCGGCGCCGGCGGCGCCGCGCCGACGCTGCGCAGCACGCCGATCCTGTTGCTGCCGCGGCGCAGCGCCGGGCAGTGGTCGCGGCTGTCGCCCGCTCCGGAAGCCGGCGCGCTGGGCTCGCGCGCGCGCAAGGTCGCCGAGCATCTCGAGGCGCACGGTGCCTCCTTCTTCGACGAGATCGCCGAAGCCACCCGCCTGCTGTCCACCGAACTGGAGGCGGCGCTGGCCGAACTGGTCGCCGCCGGCCGGGTCCATTGCGACAGCTACGCCGGCCTGCGCGCCTTGCTGGTGCCGGCATCGAAGCGGCCGTCGGCGCTGTCGCGGCGGCGGCCGCGTATGGCGCTGTACGGCGGCATCCAGGACGCCGGGCGCTGGGCGCTGTTGCGGGCCGGCCCCGAGGCCGACGACCCGGCCGCACGCAGCGAGGCGGTCGAGCACGTCGCACGGACCCTGCTGCGCCGCTACGGCGTGGTCTGCTGGCGCCTGCTCGAGCGCGAGGCGGCTTGGTTGCCGCCGTGGCGCGAAGTGTTGCGGGTCTACCAGCGCCTGGAGGCGCGCGGCGAGATCCGTGGCGGACGCTTCATCGATGGCCTGTCCGGCGAACAGTTCGCTCTGCCCGAGGCGATCGGCCTGCTGCGGCAACTGCGCCGCGAGCCCGGCGACGGCACCTGGGTGTGCGTGGCCGCCGCCGATCCGGCCAATCTGCTCGGCAGCGTGCTGTCCGGCACGCGGGTGCCGCGGGTCGCGGGGGCGCGCGTGCTGTACCGCGACGGCGTGCCGATGGCGAGCTGGGCCGGCGAGCGCTTCGAGCCGCTGCAGGACATGGAGGCCGAGGAACTCGCGCGCGCGCAGCGGCTGTTGCGTGGCGGCACTGCGGCGCAACGGCAAACGGTCGCGGCACTGCCGATGGTGTGA
- a CDS encoding DUF3175 domain-containing protein — protein sequence MAQSRPYLTTSNDPSQQRNRDAPQSLGVAPAVFEGHDPAAIARALKQSADLHARRRTGPYRSAMSMLTFYINRAGDQLPAQRRQILEQAKDELRSLYGKPRKGDASDRT from the coding sequence ATGGCACAGAGCAGACCGTACCTCACCACCAGTAACGACCCGAGCCAGCAGCGCAACCGCGACGCGCCACAATCGCTCGGCGTCGCGCCGGCCGTCTTCGAAGGCCACGACCCGGCCGCGATCGCACGTGCACTCAAGCAGTCGGCCGACCTGCATGCACGCCGCCGCACCGGTCCGTATCGCTCGGCCATGTCGATGCTGACCTTCTACATCAATCGGGCCGGCGATCAGCTGCCGGCGCAGCGCCGCCAGATCCTGGAGCAGGCCAAGGACGAGTTGCGCAGCCTGTATGGCAAACCACGCAAAGGTGACGCAAGCGACAGAACGTAG
- a CDS encoding sensor domain-containing phosphodiesterase, producing MAKASDISDLIQHTAAATQDDAALLSRIILAQGEIAAAGSDPLQVVDVVTHRAQELTRSNGAVVEMCDGNDMLYWSASGVAERHLGLRLPSNGSLSGLCMRSGQVLRCDDSEIDPRVDRAACRRIGLRSMLVVPLRYGDRSIGVLKVLAPQPDAYSAQDVRTLELLATLVGATLALAMDRAALQTDIARRQDVEKHAFREKAAIATRIRETIADARLQIVTQPVLALASQHIVGVEALSRFPANPAMPPLRWFDDASRVGLGLELELAAACKALELLAQLPAPLYLAINVSAPTLLHPRLQALLHGHDLSRIVLEITEQLQAPDYPRLSEHIGLLQRQGLRIALDDAGTGFASLRHLLHLAPDIIKLDLTLTRGIDAEPRRQRLAMAILSFAAETNADVVVEGIETESELATLQALGARYGQGYQLAHPGPLSAHLARYPAIGDGSG from the coding sequence ATGGCCAAGGCATCCGACATTTCGGATCTCATCCAGCACACCGCCGCCGCGACGCAAGACGACGCGGCGCTGCTGTCGCGCATCATCCTGGCGCAGGGCGAGATCGCGGCGGCCGGCAGCGATCCGTTGCAGGTGGTGGATGTCGTCACCCACCGCGCGCAGGAGCTGACACGCTCCAACGGCGCCGTGGTGGAGATGTGCGACGGCAACGACATGCTGTACTGGTCGGCCAGCGGCGTCGCCGAGCGCCACCTCGGCCTGCGCCTGCCCAGCAATGGCAGCTTGTCCGGCCTGTGCATGCGCAGCGGCCAGGTATTGCGCTGCGACGATTCGGAAATCGATCCACGGGTGGATCGCGCAGCCTGTCGTCGCATCGGCCTGCGCTCGATGCTGGTGGTGCCGCTGCGCTACGGCGACCGCAGCATCGGCGTGCTCAAGGTACTGGCGCCACAACCCGACGCCTACAGTGCACAGGACGTGCGCACGCTGGAACTGCTGGCGACCCTGGTCGGGGCGACGCTGGCGCTGGCCATGGACCGCGCCGCGCTGCAGACCGACATCGCGCGCCGCCAGGACGTGGAGAAACACGCATTTCGCGAGAAGGCGGCGATCGCCACCCGCATCCGCGAAACCATCGCCGATGCGCGCCTGCAGATCGTGACCCAGCCGGTGCTGGCCCTGGCATCGCAGCACATCGTTGGCGTGGAAGCGCTATCGCGCTTTCCGGCCAATCCGGCGATGCCGCCGCTGCGCTGGTTCGACGACGCAAGCCGGGTCGGGCTGGGGCTGGAGCTGGAACTGGCCGCTGCGTGCAAGGCACTGGAACTGTTGGCGCAGTTGCCGGCGCCGCTGTACCTGGCGATCAACGTGTCCGCGCCCACGCTGCTGCATCCGCGACTGCAGGCGCTGCTGCACGGCCACGACCTGTCGCGGATCGTGCTGGAAATCACCGAGCAACTGCAGGCGCCGGACTATCCGCGCCTGTCCGAGCACATCGGCCTGCTGCAGCGGCAGGGCCTGCGCATCGCCCTGGACGACGCCGGCACCGGCTTCGCCAGCCTGCGCCACCTGCTGCACCTGGCGCCGGACATCATCAAGCTGGACCTGACCCTGACCCGCGGCATCGACGCCGAGCCGCGTCGGCAGCGGCTGGCGATGGCGATCCTGTCCTTCGCCGCGGAAACCAATGCCGACGTGGTCGTCGAAGGCATCGAGACCGAGAGCGAACTGGCGACGCTGCAGGCGCTGGGCGCGCGCTACGGCCAGGGCTACCAGCTCGCCCATCCCGGGCCCCTGTCGGCGCACCTGGCGCGCTATCCGGCGATCGGCGACGGCAGCGGCTGA